The genomic segment ATCTTGTGTTGAATGTAACTTCACTTTCGCGAATCCATTTTCTTGGATCGTAGTATTTTTTATTTGGAACATCTGCCCCTTCAGGATTACCAATTTGAGTTTTTAAATAATCAATATTGGTAACCATATAATCACGAATTCCTTCTGTATAAGCAAATTGTAAATCAGTATCAATGTTCATTTTAACTACACCATATCCAATCGCCTCTCTGATTTCTTCCAAAGTAGAACCTGATCCACCGTGGAAAACGAAATCAACTGGATTAGCACCTGTATTGTATTTGTTTTGAACGAAATCTTGAGAATTTTTTAAGATTTTTGGAGTTAATTTTACGTTACCTGGTTTGTAAACTCCGTGAACGTTTCCAAAAGCAGCAGCAATAGTAAATTTAGGACTTACTTTTGATAATTCTTCGTAAGCATATGCTACTTCTTCTGGTTGAGTGTATAATTTTGAGCTGTCAACATCAGAGTTATCTACACCATCTTCTTCACCACCAGTAATTCCTAATTCGATTTCTAATGTCATTCCCATTTTACTCATACGAGCCAAATATTCTTTACAAATTTCGATATTTTCTTCAATTGGCTCTTCTGACAAGTCAATCATATGCGATGAAAACAAAGGTTTTCCTGTAGCTGCAAAGTGTTTTTCAGACGCGTCTAATAAACCGTCAATCCAAGGTAATAATTTTTTAGCGCAGTGGTCAGTGTGTAAAATTACAGTAGCTCCGTATGCTTCTGCTAAAGTATGGATATGAAGAGCTCCAGCAATTCCGCCAGCGATAGCTGCTTTTTCTCCTGCATTAGATAATCCTTTTCCAGCATTAAATTGTGCACCTCCATTAGAAAATTGAATAATAACAGGTGCGTTTAATTTTGCAGCCGTTTCAAGAACTCCATTAATTGAGCTTGATCCAGTAACGTTAACCGCAGGAAGCGCAAACCCTTTTTCTTTTGCATAGTTGAAAATTTCTTGCACTTGGTCTCCGGTTGCAACCCCTGGTTTGATGTTGTGTGACATTGTAATTGTTTTTAGTTGTTTTTAGTTTTTAGACCGCAAAAATAAGAATTTATTAGCATTAGAAAGGATAATTTATCCCAAAATTTAAAACAGAGCGTCCAATACCAAAGTCCTTTAGCCATCTTCTATTCATTTCGTTGGCTGGATTATAAGTTTTAAATCCTAAATCCAATCGAAATACAAACAAACCAAAATCATATCGCATACCAAAACCAGAACCAATTGCTATATTTTCCAGATCCTTTAAGCCAGTAAACTGCGCTTTTCGATCTTCTGTGTTGTCCAAAACATTCCAAATATTTCCTGCATCAACAAATAAAGCGCCTTTAAGATTGCCTACCAATTGAAAACGAAATTCAGCACTAACTGCTAATTTCATATTAGCCTCATTAAAGTCATTTACGCCTCCTGTACTTCCTGGACCCAAACGAAAAGGATTCCAAGCTCTGTTATCGTTAGAACCTCCAGAATAATAACTTCGAGAAAAAGGAATATTATTAGAGTTCCCAAAAGGAATCGCAATACCAAAAAAACTACGTAGGGCAAAAACAGTCTCTTTTGAAAACCCCCAATGTTTGATATAATCAAATTCTGTTTTAATGTACTCTGAATATTCTAAATCGAACAATTCAAAGCGACCATTACTGGATTTGTCCATATTGCTTGCATTCGCAAAAAGTGATAATAGTGAACCGGCAGATTCTATTTTTGTTTTAAATAAATAGAAGTTATTATCGCTGATGTCTTTTTTTGTGGTTTTTGAAAAGCTAAAACTTGTTGCTAAAATAAAATCATTTTCAATTAATCTAATTCGTCTTTCTTCAATACTTTTAATTGCTGAAAAATCAGTTGGAGTTGTGTTTATCGACGGAGTAGCGCTTAGTACATTTTGAATAAAACTATTCGTCCCATTTTCAACAATCAAATTTTGCTCTTGATCAAAATAACTAGGGTTAACATTATATTCGGGTTTCTTTGCTATTTCATTTAATGCATCATACGAAGAAGTATACACATTAAAATAATTCGTAGGATTTAAGTTTCTAACAAATTGCACGTTGAATAAGTCAAAGCGCGCTGTATTATTTTTCTTTGGTGTCCAATTGTAGGCAATGGCACCAATTAAATTTTCTTTATCCAAACCTATATTCTTTTGAATGGAATATCCTGTTGAAATTAAAGTAGAAGGAAACATATTTTTAGGTATGATTCTTTCTGTTTTGAAAGGAAAAACAATTCTTGGAAAATTTAATTTTAAGTCCAATCCTAGTTCGGAGGCATTGAAAAACACATCGTTAGGATTTGCAAAATCTTGAGAGGAACCTACATTGGCTCTGCCTGAAAATTCTAACGTTTCAGCTCCGTTGAATACATTTCGTATCGAAATTGAAGGGCTAAATCCTATTCCTAAATTTTGAATGTTAGAATGCGTAATATCAATAGATTGTCCAAAACTGTATTTTTTCTTAGGAGTTAAATAAATTTTAGCAATCAATGATTGAGAGGTTGAGTCCCTTTTGTCATTTTCATAAATAATAGATGGATAATTAAATATCTTAAGATTACTTATATACCTACTTGTTAGCGATGTGTTGTTATCTGAAAAAAGACTTCCTTTATAAATAAAGATAGCATTTGTAATTGCTTTTGGTCTGTATTTTAATTTTTGCTTACTCAGCAATGTAAAATTATTGTAGTTTGTACTATCAGTTATACTGTAGTTTGCTTCAGCGGCTTTATAATCAGTATATATTTTTACCTCACTAATTTTCATCAACTTAAAAGGAGCTGTTTTAGACGAATCATTTTCTTGGAAACTAAAATCACTTATTTTTAAATTGATATTTGCTTTGTGGTTTTTATTAATGGTATCTACATTGAACGTAATATTGTTAGGTTGAAAATGATATGCCCCATTATTTCTAAAATAACTAGTTAGCCTGTTTTTTTCATTCTCAAAATCCTCTGTTTTATATTGGATCCCTGATTTTATAATAGAACTTTC from the Flavobacterium ammonificans genome contains:
- the fbaA gene encoding class II fructose-bisphosphate aldolase, which codes for MSHNIKPGVATGDQVQEIFNYAKEKGFALPAVNVTGSSSINGVLETAAKLNAPVIIQFSNGGAQFNAGKGLSNAGEKAAIAGGIAGALHIHTLAEAYGATVILHTDHCAKKLLPWIDGLLDASEKHFAATGKPLFSSHMIDLSEEPIEENIEICKEYLARMSKMGMTLEIELGITGGEEDGVDNSDVDSSKLYTQPEEVAYAYEELSKVSPKFTIAAAFGNVHGVYKPGNVKLTPKILKNSQDFVQNKYNTGANPVDFVFHGGSGSTLEEIREAIGYGVVKMNIDTDLQFAYTEGIRDYMVTNIDYLKTQIGNPEGADVPNKKYYDPRKWIRESEVTFNTRLEQAFADLNNVNTL
- a CDS encoding BamA/TamA family outer membrane protein, which produces MKSNTAKVSAFILIAIAIAACNSVKRVPDGKLLLTENKIFENNKVIKTEITSNQLSQNPNAKLFGFPLALTLYNWAKPNPDSTYLLKFKNNPKKLERMTKWLSAKQVEQLGNSFFYKGIHNVLKKIGDAPEIIDKTRADKSLLRLKYYYFNQGFFDIKANYTIDSLKSKKGRVNYFITTGKPYVLDSITPFITSPAIDSLYRLTAESSIIKSGIQYKTEDFENEKNRLTSYFRNNGAYHFQPNNITFNVDTINKNHKANINLKISDFSFQENDSSKTAPFKLMKISEVKIYTDYKAAEANYSITDSTNYNNFTLLSKQKLKYRPKAITNAIFIYKGSLFSDNNTSLTSRYISNLKIFNYPSIIYENDKRDSTSQSLIAKIYLTPKKKYSFGQSIDITHSNIQNLGIGFSPSISIRNVFNGAETLEFSGRANVGSSQDFANPNDVFFNASELGLDLKLNFPRIVFPFKTERIIPKNMFPSTLISTGYSIQKNIGLDKENLIGAIAYNWTPKKNNTARFDLFNVQFVRNLNPTNYFNVYTSSYDALNEIAKKPEYNVNPSYFDQEQNLIVENGTNSFIQNVLSATPSINTTPTDFSAIKSIEERRIRLIENDFILATSFSFSKTTKKDISDNNFYLFKTKIESAGSLLSLFANASNMDKSSNGRFELFDLEYSEYIKTEFDYIKHWGFSKETVFALRSFFGIAIPFGNSNNIPFSRSYYSGGSNDNRAWNPFRLGPGSTGGVNDFNEANMKLAVSAEFRFQLVGNLKGALFVDAGNIWNVLDNTEDRKAQFTGLKDLENIAIGSGFGMRYDFGLFVFRLDLGFKTYNPANEMNRRWLKDFGIGRSVLNFGINYPF